From one Lolium rigidum isolate FL_2022 chromosome 4, APGP_CSIRO_Lrig_0.1, whole genome shotgun sequence genomic stretch:
- the LOC124647544 gene encoding tetraketide alpha-pyrone reductase 2-like, producing the protein MPEYCVTGGTGFIASHLIRALLAAGHTVRATVRDPSDESKVGFLWDLEGAEERLQLVRADLLVEGSFDAAVSGVDGVFHAASPVVVSYEDGKDAQEKLVDPIVKGAGNVLRSCARAAPPPRRVVFTSSCSCVRYRHHHGGAAAPALNESHWSDAEYCRTYGLWYAYAKTVAEKEAWRLAKEHALDLVVVNPSFVVGPVVGRAAPTSTALVVLALLRGDLAKYPNTTIGFVHVDDVVLAHVLAMEDGRASGRLICSGDVAHWSQVLEELRERYPQYPIPTECSGGKGDDRTHKMDTSKMEALGFPPFLSIQQMFDDCIKSFQDKGILA; encoded by the exons ATGCCGGAGTACTGCGTGACGGGCGGGACGGGGTTCATCGCGTCGCACTTGATCCGGGCGCTGCTCGCCGCCGGCCACACGGTGCGCGCCACGGTGCGCGACCCGAGCGACGAGTCCAAGGTCGGGTTCCTGTGGGACCTGGAGGGCGCCGAGGAGCGGCTGCAGCTGGTGCGCGCTGACCTGCTCGTCGAGGGCTCCTTCGACGCGGCCGTGAGCGGCGTCGACGGCGTCTTCCACGCGGCCTCCCCGGTCGTCGTCTCCTACGAGGACGGCAAGGACGCGCAGGAGAAGCTGGTGGACCCGATCGTGAAGGGCGCCGGCAACGTGCTCCGCTCCTGCGCCAGGGCGGCCCCTCCGCCGCGCCGCGTCGTGttcacctcctcctgctcctgcgtccgctaccgccaccaccacggCGGCGCGGCTGCGCCGGCGCTGAACGAGTCGCACTGGAGCGACGCGGAGTACTGCCGCACGTACGGGCTCTGGTACGCGTACGCCAAGACGGTGGCGGAGAAGGAGGCGTGGCGGCTCGCGAAGGAGCACGCGCTGGACCTCGTCGTCGTGAACCCGTCGTTCGTGGTCGGGCCGGTTGTGGGCCGGGCGGCGCCCACTAGCACGGCGCTGGTGGTGCTGGCGCTGCTGAGGGGCGACCTGGCCAAGTACCCGAACACGACCATCGGGTTCGTGCACGTGGACGACGTGGTGCTCGCCCACGTCCTGGCCATGGAGGACGGCAGGGCCTCCGGGCGGCTCATCTGCTCCGGCGACGTCGCGCACTGGTCCCAGGTGCTCGAGGAGCTCagggagcggtacccgcagtacccaaTCCCCACGGA GTGTAGCGGCGGGAAAGGAGACGACAGGACGCACAAGATGGACACGAGCAAGATGGAGGCGCTGGGGTTCCCGCCGTTCCTGTCCATCCAGCAGATGTTCGACGACTGCATCAAGAGCTTCCAGGACAAGGGAATTCTTGCGTGA